A window of the Gemmatimonadota bacterium genome harbors these coding sequences:
- a CDS encoding PadR family transcriptional regulator, producing the protein MSPSVSARDALLPGTLDLLVLKSLTSGRKHGYGIAEHLSRVSAEVLQVGESSLYPALQRLLLEGWVKAEWGISENNRRARYYTLTAAGRRQLAVEEKGFDRMVLAIRQVLAHG; encoded by the coding sequence ATGTCGCCGTCCGTCTCCGCCCGTGATGCGCTCCTGCCGGGCACGCTCGACCTCCTCGTCCTCAAGTCCCTCACGTCAGGACGCAAGCACGGCTACGGCATCGCCGAGCACCTGAGCCGCGTCTCGGCGGAGGTGCTGCAGGTGGGCGAGAGTTCGCTCTACCCGGCGCTCCAGCGGCTGCTGCTCGAAGGCTGGGTGAAGGCGGAGTGGGGGATCTCGGAGAACAACCGCCGCGCGCGCTACTACACGCTCACCGCCGCGGGGCGACGCCAGCTCGCGGTCGAGGAGAAGGGCTTCGACCGGATGGTGCTCGCCATCCGGCAGGTCCTCGCGCACGGGTGA
- a CDS encoding ABC transporter permease: MRETLGRLWRRLRVLLRWRQHQEELREEIAQHRALRAAAFEAEGLAPAEARAAAHRALGDATVMREEAHRVWVAGVVEDLRQDVAYALRAMAREPVFTGVAVLGLAGGLGFGAAAFSGFSALALRGWPVHEPERVVAIWATSTTVPGNRRGSGFSLDQLELFRTRATTLDGVFTYERIRPDGTGAITAVPVSGTYFETLGVPMALGRGIAPDEDRLGVPTAVIVISHDWWTRMLDSSRTVLGSVVRVRGVPFTVIGVTARGFSGTDLSPVDGWVPMAAWRLVRPDDGIVTTALAQSDVCCVHAVGRLADGVTHEDAARELTALLAQSMRPGLDTLVRTAQVNPFTVMGSAGPDVSSEIAPIFAMIFGGVAVVLLLACANVANLLLARAASRERELQIRLAIGASRGRVVRQLMTESLVLAHLAALPALLIARWLPAWVMSVFTVGQGVNLQFTPDWRTLAVTLALAVGSCLVFGLAPALQATRPLIAQRHRVPLRSVFLSAQVTFCLVLLVAAGLFVRGAEAARGGELGYDPTGFMEIMIATPANEDEAQRSARFERDLPELLAQQGVRASFTDFSPFQGGATRVRVGAADPLIVLTAGVSAGYFGALGHTLLAGRFFNEGATGATEIVVNARFAERLGGLASAVGASVVVDSVPRTVVGVIRDARDAGNLRDVRSTIYRPLQWTAAPRLFLRASDAEVQRVVAAIRASDPTLGVSARSYDWYLANSVAGATGAAAMAGALGLLALLLASVGIFGVFSFWVRQRTREIGVRVAFGATKGRILRMVLGATGRAVGWGIVLGLVAAAGVATVLRNQLYGLSPFDPVAFAVALLVLLASAAIATVVPAWRATRVEPMEALRAE, from the coding sequence ATGCGTGAGACGCTCGGCCGCCTCTGGCGACGGCTCCGCGTGCTGCTCCGCTGGCGGCAGCACCAGGAGGAGCTGCGCGAGGAGATCGCGCAGCATCGCGCCCTGCGCGCGGCGGCCTTCGAGGCCGAAGGGCTCGCGCCCGCCGAGGCGCGAGCGGCGGCGCATCGCGCGCTGGGGGACGCGACCGTCATGCGCGAGGAGGCGCACCGCGTCTGGGTCGCGGGTGTGGTCGAGGACCTCCGACAGGACGTCGCCTACGCGCTGCGCGCGATGGCGCGCGAGCCGGTCTTCACCGGCGTCGCCGTACTCGGACTCGCCGGTGGACTCGGCTTCGGTGCCGCGGCCTTCTCGGGCTTCAGCGCGCTCGCGCTGCGCGGCTGGCCTGTGCACGAGCCCGAGCGCGTCGTGGCGATCTGGGCGACGTCCACCACCGTCCCCGGCAACCGGCGCGGCTCGGGGTTCTCGCTCGACCAGCTCGAACTCTTCCGTACGCGGGCGACGACGCTCGACGGCGTCTTCACGTACGAGCGGATCCGACCCGACGGGACCGGCGCGATCACTGCGGTCCCGGTGAGCGGGACCTACTTCGAGACGCTCGGCGTCCCGATGGCGCTCGGTCGCGGCATCGCGCCGGACGAGGACCGGCTCGGTGTGCCGACGGCGGTGATCGTCATCTCGCACGACTGGTGGACGCGGATGCTCGACTCGAGCCGCACGGTTCTCGGGAGCGTGGTGCGCGTGCGCGGCGTGCCGTTCACCGTGATCGGCGTGACCGCGCGCGGCTTCAGCGGGACCGACCTGAGTCCCGTGGATGGCTGGGTGCCGATGGCCGCGTGGCGGCTCGTGCGCCCGGACGATGGGATCGTCACCACGGCGCTCGCGCAGAGCGACGTGTGTTGCGTGCACGCGGTGGGACGGCTCGCCGATGGCGTCACGCACGAGGACGCCGCGCGCGAGCTGACCGCGCTGCTCGCGCAGTCGATGCGACCGGGCCTCGACACGCTCGTCCGCACGGCGCAGGTGAACCCCTTCACCGTGATGGGCTCCGCCGGACCCGACGTGAGCAGCGAGATCGCGCCGATCTTCGCGATGATCTTCGGCGGGGTCGCGGTGGTGCTGTTGCTGGCGTGCGCGAACGTCGCCAACCTGTTGCTCGCGCGGGCGGCGTCGCGCGAGCGCGAGCTGCAGATCCGCCTCGCGATCGGGGCGTCGCGCGGCCGCGTGGTGCGGCAACTCATGACGGAGAGCCTCGTGCTCGCGCACTTGGCCGCGCTGCCGGCGCTCCTCATCGCGCGCTGGCTCCCCGCGTGGGTGATGTCGGTCTTCACCGTGGGGCAGGGCGTGAACCTCCAGTTCACGCCCGACTGGCGGACGCTCGCGGTGACGCTGGCGCTCGCGGTAGGGAGCTGTCTCGTGTTCGGTCTCGCGCCGGCCCTGCAGGCGACGCGTCCGCTCATCGCGCAGCGGCATCGTGTGCCGTTGCGCTCGGTCTTCCTCTCGGCGCAGGTCACGTTCTGTCTGGTGCTGCTCGTCGCGGCGGGCCTCTTCGTGCGCGGCGCCGAGGCGGCGCGCGGAGGTGAGCTCGGGTACGACCCGACGGGGTTCATGGAGATCATGATCGCGACGCCGGCGAACGAGGACGAGGCGCAGCGCAGCGCGCGATTCGAGCGCGACCTGCCGGAACTCCTCGCGCAGCAAGGTGTCCGCGCGAGCTTCACTGATTTCTCGCCGTTCCAGGGCGGGGCCACGCGCGTGCGCGTCGGCGCGGCCGATCCGCTCATCGTGCTCACGGCCGGTGTCTCCGCGGGATACTTCGGCGCGCTCGGGCACACGCTGCTCGCCGGCCGCTTCTTCAATGAAGGGGCCACCGGCGCGACCGAGATCGTGGTGAACGCGCGGTTCGCCGAGCGGCTGGGGGGCCTGGCCAGCGCGGTGGGCGCGTCGGTGGTGGTGGACAGCGTGCCGCGCACCGTGGTGGGCGTGATCCGCGATGCGCGCGATGCGGGGAACCTGCGCGACGTGCGCTCGACGATCTACCGGCCGCTTCAGTGGACCGCCGCGCCGCGGCTGTTCCTGCGCGCGAGCGACGCCGAGGTGCAGCGCGTGGTCGCGGCGATCCGCGCGAGCGACCCGACGCTCGGCGTCTCGGCGCGATCGTACGACTGGTATCTGGCCAACAGCGTCGCGGGCGCCACGGGCGCCGCGGCGATGGCGGGTGCGCTCGGTCTCCTCGCGCTGCTGCTCGCCTCGGTGGGGATCTTCGGCGTCTTCTCGTTCTGGGTGCGTCAGCGCACGCGCGAGATCGGGGTGCGGGTGGCCTTCGGCGCGACGAAGGGGCGGATCCTGCGGATGGTGCTCGGCGCGACGGGGCGGGCGGTGGGGTGGGGGATCGTGCTGGGGCTCGTGGCCGCGGCGGGGGTGGCGACAGTGCTGCGGAATCAGTTGTATGGACTGAGTCCGTTCGACCCGGTGGCGTTCGCGGTGGCGCTGCTGGTGCTGCTCGCGTCGGCGGCGATCGCGACGGTGGTGCCGGCGTGGCGGGCGACGCGGGTGGAGCCCATGGAGGCGTTGCGGGCGGAATGA
- a CDS encoding EAL domain-containing protein codes for MHGRLRTPAEPIAVVPTLPRRDRVVVLSMMAALGGVMLLLASIGWYVWRGSFSAEERLVGGLAATLGERTEAMILDTRRLLADLDRLAGPRCASGHLRALQDSALRRPHIRAIGSWQGAERACAVGFVPMRALPPTRADRTYASGMQAWWPSRRTTVGGVALFVMRLGDHDVAIDPRRLLDVGPLEGRQVALWVERLPFTAEPPGTTLPPPDSLAIGLTLDRRHGRAISRFSRQGELSIEIVAIEPISTFWGRYATTLVVGTAIGLALVAVWLVALLRYTRHRLSLASLLRRALAADRLHVVYQPVIDLRTGRCVGAEALARWTLEGGGAVSPDAFVPVAEGSGQSVELALTVLRAAVRDLALLLRASPHLSVQINLSAAELVSERFVTELDALLAARRLRPSAITFELTERALIATPEARATIARLRARGHRVAIDDFGTGYSSLSYLADLPLDQIKIDKAFIHSIGREAAMSQVVTHIIEMAQELGLETLAEGVETEGQRAWLAAHGVEQGQGWVFSRPLSAEAFVGFARGQRAA; via the coding sequence ATGCACGGACGGCTGCGAACGCCAGCGGAACCGATCGCCGTCGTGCCGACGCTGCCGCGGCGCGACCGTGTCGTGGTGCTGAGCATGATGGCCGCGCTCGGCGGGGTGATGCTCCTGCTCGCGTCGATCGGGTGGTACGTCTGGCGCGGGTCGTTCAGCGCGGAGGAGCGGCTCGTGGGGGGGCTCGCCGCGACGCTCGGGGAGCGGACGGAGGCGATGATCCTCGACACGCGCCGGCTGCTCGCGGACCTCGACCGGCTCGCGGGGCCGCGCTGCGCGAGCGGACATCTGCGCGCGCTGCAGGACTCGGCGCTGCGTCGTCCGCATATCCGCGCGATCGGGTCCTGGCAGGGGGCGGAACGGGCGTGCGCGGTCGGTTTCGTGCCCATGCGCGCGCTGCCGCCGACGCGCGCGGACCGCACGTATGCCTCGGGGATGCAGGCGTGGTGGCCGAGCCGGCGGACGACGGTGGGAGGCGTGGCGCTGTTCGTGATGCGCCTGGGGGACCACGACGTCGCGATCGACCCGCGGCGCCTGCTCGACGTGGGGCCGCTCGAGGGCCGGCAGGTCGCGCTGTGGGTGGAGCGACTCCCGTTCACGGCGGAGCCGCCGGGCACGACGCTGCCGCCGCCGGACTCGCTCGCGATCGGCCTCACGCTCGACCGGCGACATGGGCGGGCCATCTCGCGCTTCTCGCGGCAGGGCGAACTCTCGATCGAGATCGTGGCGATCGAGCCGATCAGCACCTTCTGGGGCCGCTACGCGACGACGCTGGTGGTCGGGACGGCGATCGGGCTGGCGCTGGTGGCGGTGTGGCTCGTGGCGCTGCTGCGCTACACGCGGCATCGGCTGAGTCTGGCGTCCTTGCTGCGGCGTGCGCTGGCGGCCGATCGGCTGCATGTCGTCTACCAGCCGGTGATCGACCTGCGCACCGGACGCTGCGTGGGAGCGGAGGCGCTGGCGCGCTGGACGCTCGAGGGCGGCGGCGCGGTGAGTCCGGACGCGTTCGTGCCGGTGGCGGAGGGGAGCGGGCAGTCCGTGGAGTTGGCGCTCACGGTGCTGCGGGCCGCGGTGCGCGACCTCGCGCTCCTGCTGCGGGCGTCGCCGCACCTGAGCGTGCAGATCAACCTGAGTGCGGCGGAACTGGTGTCCGAGCGGTTCGTGACCGAGCTCGACGCGCTGCTCGCCGCGCGGCGACTGCGGCCGAGTGCGATCACGTTCGAGCTGACGGAACGGGCGCTGATCGCGACGCCGGAGGCGCGGGCGACGATCGCGCGGCTCCGGGCGCGCGGTCATCGCGTGGCGATCGACGACTTCGGGACGGGCTACTCGAGCCTGTCGTATCTCGCGGATCTTCCGCTGGACCAGATCAAGATCGACAAGGCGTTCATCCACTCGATCGGTCGCGAGGCGGCGATGAGCCAGGTGGTGACGCACATCATCGAGATGGCGCAGGAGCTGGGACTCGAGACGCTGGCGGAGGGGGTGGAGACGGAGGGGCAGCGGGCGTGGCTCGCGGCGCACGGCGTGGAGCAGGGGCAGGGGTGGGTGTTCAGCCGGCCGTTGAGTGCGGAAGCGTTCGTGGGGTTCGCGCGGGGGCAGCGAGCGGCGTGA
- a CDS encoding lactoylglutathione lyase, whose translation MPKLIFVNLPVRDLPRSMAFYGALGFTVNPHFSDETAACMVWSETIHAMLLTHAKWRTFTSRPIPSSDSSEVLLALSCETKAEVDAMNVAAAAHGGTADINPLQDLGFMYNRNLADPDGHVWEAFWMDPAAVPSEG comes from the coding sequence ATGCCCAAGCTGATCTTCGTCAACCTCCCCGTGCGCGACCTGCCGCGCTCCATGGCCTTCTACGGGGCCCTCGGCTTCACCGTCAACCCGCACTTCTCCGACGAGACCGCCGCCTGCATGGTGTGGAGCGAGACGATCCACGCGATGCTGCTCACGCACGCGAAGTGGCGCACCTTCACCAGCCGCCCCATTCCCTCGTCCGACTCGAGCGAGGTGCTCCTCGCGCTCAGCTGCGAGACCAAGGCGGAGGTCGACGCGATGAACGTTGCCGCGGCGGCGCATGGCGGCACCGCCGACATCAACCCGCTGCAGGACCTCGGCTTCATGTACAACCGCAACCTCGCCGATCCAGACGGGCATGTGTGGGAAGCGTTCTGGATGGATCCGGCGGCGGTGCCGAGCGAGGGATGA